The window AGGGAGCGCTCTGCCTGCGACGGTTCTAGAGAGATCTTagcggcgtctctccgtgtcgGGGGGACGACCGCTCGACAGACAGACCGCGTGCGCTGCCAATTGAGCGAGATTTTGCGTGTTTGCGTGTTGTCTTGGGTTGCGCGTCGTTTTGTCCCTGGAAAAACGTCTTGCTTCCTGCACGATTTGCATGCTGCGTCTgctcgcgctctcttcttcgcagaaACACGAACAatcccgttttttctcacGAAAACCCCGCTCTTCCCCAAGCCCTGCGTCCCCGTTCccctccggtgtctctccaccccGGCGCCGTCCGATTTCCCtgtccgctttctcgccgagGCTTCCGTTCTTTCCAGTTGTTGCGCGCGGACCAGCGAACGCTTAGGCGTTGTCAATGagtgtctcgtctctgtcttttttgttttctctccgttcttcccgtTCCCGAGATTTGTGGGGCGCGTCCCCCGCCGCCCGTCGCTTTCGACGCCACACGCCCTGTGCTCCGGCGCACTCTCCTCACCGGAAGAACCCCGTCCAAGTCGCGGCTTTCCGTCCTCGTTGTCTCCCGTCCAACTCGCAgcctccttccctccctctttgCGCCTCTCCTGAACCGTGTGTGCTCACTTCCTGGCCGTTTTCGCCTGGAGCCCCGTCGCAGTCGCAGCTTCACTTCCCTTGGcgctcgccgtttctccTGGCTTCGCTCTCCACGATGGCGTCTGGGCGTCGCGCCGAGAAAGGCACTGTCGCGGCTCTGGCCACCGCCGAGAAGATCGGAGATCCGAACTTCCAGGTGACGGAAAACCCAGGCTTTCTTCAGAGGCGACTTCAAGTCTTTGACGCGCTCTACGAGAAGCAGAATCAGCGGCTGAAGGAAAAACCCCGACAGGAAATTTCCATCGAGTTGCCCGACGGATCAAAAAAAAGCGGAACTGCGTACGAAACCAGTCCGTACGACATCGCCCTCGAAATCTCAAAGAgcctcgccgacgcctcgcTCGTCGCCAAGGTAACCTAAAACTGGCCTTGCCCGCGCGTACGTGCGTAGAGATTTCTTAGAGTATCTGCGCAGACAAAGGCACATGTACCAAACGCATATACAAACACAGCTGTATATACAGGTGCATACATATACTTGGATtcacgtgcatatatatacagatacatatatacatatgtatatacatatatatatatatgtatatacatatatatatatatacatatatatatatatatatatatatatatatacgcgtgTGTGGATGTGAATATGTGTTTTAGTGGTAGGGATGTCGGTGAGTGTCGCTCTcccgtgtgtctgtgtggagGTGAGGAAAGGTGACCTTGCGGTGTTCTCACCTGTGCTTCGCCGCGCGTTTGCCAGGTGTTGTACGAGCCAGGGGTTGGAACGGAGGCGATCACTGCAgccgacgacgaagaggaagagtgtgcatgcggcgaacACGAGGAATCCCAGGACGACAAGTGGATTCTCTTCGACATGCGCAGACCCCTGGAAGGCTCCTGCAAACTGCAGCTCCTGAAGTTCGACTCCGACGAGGCGAAACATGTCTTCTGGCATTCCAGCGCCCACATCCTCGgtgaggaaaacgcgaaaagagggacacaggccgagacgcgcgccgGAAAACAAAACACGTCCGCCTCGATCCCCAAAGATGAATTCCGTCGGGACTCGCCCACCTCGACACCCAAGCTCACCTGCACATGTTCAtccaacatatatatacatacatatttatacgtatacatatatatatatgtatatttttatacatagatatatgtctgtcagatatatatgtatatatttgtaaaCCTGTGTATTTTCGTACATGGACATGAGTTGTGTAGTCATCTGCACGTGTCTTTGTGGTAAGCGATTCGGCGATCTGTGTGCCTagagctgcatgcatctacataAGTGGTGTATGTGAGTATGTATTTGTCTGTGTATGTACCTGTGTGActtcatatatacatatacatatatatacatgtatgtctATTTGTATCTggcactgcatgcgtggtGTGGTTTCGACTGGAGTATGCTTGCCTCAAAGAGAGGTAAACGAgggacggcgagggagaTTGGCGGTCGTGTGTgagggcgtctctccctccaaagagcgacgcagaggtGCGTGGCGCCGTTGTTTTTGGTGTCTGCGCGGATTTGGATTTCTAAAAAGTTGTGCGATTCGGGCGTTCCTTTTGGCCAATTACGTCGGTGAAGtcgtttcctctgtcccgctgttccttttcgaccgccgaggcgtctctcAGTTTTTTGTGCGACTCGAGTGAATATTGCCTAGCTCGCCGATCGCCTGGCGATCTCGCGGTCTGCGTCTTTCCCATCGCGCACTGTGGCGCATTTGTGGAACTTTGCGCGGTTCcccttgtgtgtgtgtctgtgggGGGGGTTTGCAGGTCAGGCGATTGAAGCGACGTTTGGCGCTCAGCTGACGGTCGGGCCTGCGTTGACAAACGGCTTCTACTACGACGCGTACATGGGCAACGCGACCGTCACCGAGGAGAGCTACGGGCGTttggaggcggcggcggcgaatGTCATCAAGGCGGACCAGCCGTTTTGTCGTTTGGTGTGCTCCAAGGCGGAGGCGCTCGAGTTGTTTGCGGACAATCCGTTCAAGGTTCAGTTGATTTCGAGCAAGATCCCGGAGGGCGGCTCGACGACGGTGTACCGCTGCGGCGCGTTGGTGGATTTGTGTCGCGGTCCGCACGTCCCGTCGACGGGGAAAGTGAAGGCCTTTCAAGTGACGAAGCACTCGGCGACGTACTGGCTCGGCCGGCAGAACCTGGACTCCCTGCAGCGCGTGTACGGCGTCTCGTTCCCAGACAAGAAGCTGTTGAAGGAGTATCTGAAGCTCgtcgaagaggcgaagaagcgggatCACCGGATGCTGGGCCAGAACCTGCActtgttcttcttcgacACGAACGTGTCCCCCGGCAGCTGTTTCTGGCTGCCGGACGGCGCCAAGGTGTACAACAAGCTCTGTGCGTTCATGCGCGAGGAATACCGTTTCCGCGGCTTCCAGGAAGTGATTTCGCCCAACATCTTCAGCTGCGACCTGTGGAAGATGTCGGGACACTACCAGAACTACAAGGAGAACATGTATCTCTTCGACGTCGAAGGCAAGGAGTGGGGGCTGAAGCCGATGAACTGTCCGGGTCACTGCATCATGTTCAAGCACTTGGCGCCGTCGTATCGCCAACttccgctgcgcctcgcggATTTCGGCGTCTTGCATCGGAACGAGTTGTCTGGGAGCCTGACAGGACTCACGCGGGTGCGCCGCTTCCAGCAAGACGACGCGCACATCTTTTGCCGCATGGACCAGGTGAAGCAGGAAGTCGCGGACGCACTgaacttcctcttcttcgtctacGACCAGTTCGGCTTCTCCTTTgagctcttcctctcgaccCGGCCCAAGAAGGCCCTCGGCGACCGCTCGCTCTGGGACGCCGCGGAAGGCGCGCTGAAAGAGGCGCTCGAGGAGACCGGTCGCCCCTGGCAACTGAAccccggcgacggcgcgttCTACGGGCCAAAGATCGACATCCGCCTCTGGGACGCGCTCAAACGGCCGCACCAGTGCGGCACGATTCAACTCGACTTCCAACTACCCATTCGCTTCAACTTGCAGTACCGCACGCAGGACGAGGCCGTCGCCGCgtcgcgcgagaaggcgaaagacgaaaagagcgagaaacgcacagagaacggcgacgagcccgaggcgacgaaggaagaagaattcGGCGTCGAACAGCCGCTGCGCCCCGGGATGGCCCGCCCCGTGATCATCCACCGCGCTATCCTCGGATCCATCGAACGCATGTGCGCCGTCGTCATCGAGCACACCGGCGGCAAACTTCCCTTCTGGCTCTCGCCTCGACAGTGCATCGTCCTCCCCATCTCCGACAAGGTCAACGACTACGCAACCTCTGTGCGCGACGTCCTCCACAGCTGCGGtaaggcgagacggcggaggcgaacCCCGGGCACGGGAAGTGCCGCGTAgaaagcggcagagaaggctcAGCGGGCGGGGGGAGTTGAAAGGGACacaggcgaggcgaaaaggacAGGCGAGGCTACGGTCCTTTCAAGGGAAGCGATCGGTGCCGTGCTGGTGTCGTGTCTCAGGCTACGAGGTGGGGCTCGACGTCTCCAATAACACGGTGAACAAGAAGATCCGCGAAGCCCAGCTGCAGCAGTGGAATTACCTTCTCGTCGtaggagaaaaggaacgagcGGACAAGACAGTGACGGTTCGAGACCGGGCCGACCCGGAACACCAACACGTGCTCTCCATGGAAGACCTCTTGCAGCTCTTTGAGAAGCAGGGAATGCCCAACTCCAAAAAGACACTCACCGTAGGTCACGCCCTCGcgtgtagatatatatagatatatatctatatatatctacatatgtcTGTGTCTTTCAGTCACACACTGCCTACATCCATATATGGCtccatatgtatgtatatatatatatatatatattagaGGATACACAAACATACGTTTCCGCGCAGCGTGTGTGTACGCAAAAATGTATGTGCACGCATCAATATGCGTGCTTTGTGGTAGGTGTTCACGGGAGTTAGAGGCAGGGGGAATGCGTGCGACGTAGTTGTGTATGTTTCTGTTTGGCGTTATTTGTGCTTATTTGGGCGTGCTGTGTTCTGTGTTCTTTGCAGCTTGACGCGTGGAAAACGAGTCAGCAGTAGTGGGGTCTCGTTggagaacgcggagagcCCGATGtcgcgacgaagagggcggAGCGCGCTTTTTGTCTTTGTTGGCCCGATTGATCTTCGTTCACAAAGATCCCCTAGACGTGTAGAGGGGAAGTCGTCTGCCCGTGCGCAACCCAAGTAGAGACGCTCGCATGCAAGCGAAGCTgccgtctgtttctttcggGAGGCATAGGGTGTGCGCCGCGATGGATCACCTGTACAGAAGCTGCACAGTAAAAACATAAATGtgcgtgtatgcatgcacacgtgaATGCCTGTCATGGTCCGTGAGTTGGCGTTCTGGTGCTTTTTGTGAGTGTATCCTttgtccttttttctcgagtGGGCCCTAGGCTgaacagacgaagaggcctGTCGCTCGTCtgcgggcgaggaggcgcgttttctcgtttctcggcCTTTCTGGAACACCAGGCTCGTTTGTTCACAATTGGCGTCTAGAAGAAGCGGTTAAGGGGACTCTTGTACAACAACACAAATCAAACGGCTCCATTTTTTGCGGGGATCGCAACAAACGCCGATTGCTGGCCCCCACAGAACAGACGTCTCCAAAGACCCGCTGCAATGCAGGTGGCCCGTAAATCGTAGAGAGGTTaacagagagacgtgaaATCGCAAAGAAGGTAACTCATACCCTAGGCAAGACTTCCATCTCGAACTGAGCGGGTGTTCACATGgaaatatatacatatacatggatgcatgtatatatatatatatatatatatatttgtagtGGTTAGCCACAGCAGGTAGGCAGCAGTAGGGAACCCGAGAGTTAAGGGATCGCGTTGAACTCCTAGTTTTATGTTCAGATGTGGCTTTACGTCTGTGAACAAGTTGACCCTGCGCTCCCTGGCATTCATCGCGTTCAGAGAAGCGTGGGGAATCTGTGGCATCAAGGCCGCCTGCGGGAATGAAGGACCCTCCCTCGCCCCTCCTTTTTAACTCTGCGTGGCGAAACAACACGCGGGCAGTGTCTCGCCAGGTTCGCGTTTGATCCCGAAATCGAAGCATTCCGTCACACGCGTGTGGACTCGTACCATTCCCGCTCAGTTCACGGTCCTGGCTGTGTTTACCCAGCTCAGGGCGGCACAGGAGAGAGTGACAGCGTTTTCCTCCGCACGACGCCGCACGAGTCTCCGCCTTTACCGCCACGCAGTTGCGGCTCTATCTGACGCGCGCTTCGGCACGGGGCTTTTGCTGTTTTGACTGGAAATGCTTGTTCCCGGCAGATAGGCCTCGTAAGAGCGCCGCGCACCTCTTGAGGGTTTAGGAGCAGGAACCGCACTCCAGCCAACCAGTAAACTCTCTCACATTGCCAAGCGGCGCAGCAAGAAACGTgcacgcacgcacacgcTCGACCGAGGGTCAGCAGAACGGGCGTGAAAGTGGGGAAGGtgttcgtctgcttcgcgaTGCAGCTGCTTACGTTCCAATGCGGAGGCGCTAGCCTACGTTTCTGCGTCgtgtcgcttcgctctcccgGGCTGAGAGGACTGCCGGAACCTTTAGAGCACTTTAAGAGAACTGGTCTCGCGCGGCAGATCGTGTCGTCTGTCGACAGCGTCTGCACGTTCTGCGTCCTTTCCGGACATTTATGTCAGAAAACGTCGCCCCGCCAGTGCGCAGGATCGCGCGACACCGTATTCAGTCTcgacagcgggagagaggcgatcCTCCAAGCAGGCGTTCAATTCAGAGAGGATGAAAGACGTTGTGTGACGACTGATAGTCTGGCGATGCTTGCACACAGGCGAGAGTTTGATTTTCTGGATAGGGTTTTGGTTCTCTCGAACCAGGCATCCCAAAACCGTTCAGCTAGCGCTGCTCCCGTGTGCGCTGGGGGAGGCTCGCCCCCGCAAATtctgcttctgtctcgtttgcTCTGTTTCCCGAGATATCCAAACCACGAATCTTCCCTAGAGAAGTCACCGTTCTCTGTAAAATGAGGACGtaccctctctttctgtgtgcagGGTTCTAAATACGGAATCTCGGGGCGTTTTAGGGTGTGCAGGAAATAGGCGATCCGTACAACGGGAGAGCGACCGCCTCTGTCCCGCACGGGGTTCTTCGCGTCACACGGTCGGTTGTGGCTTGCTctggtttttctcgccgttttctctcgaaaTTCGCAATCTCCACGTTCCCGGGGGCCagtgcctctccctcttttccccaCGCCGCAAACGCCCTACCCGCGACAAGAGGCTTGCGAAAGAACCTTGGCAAACCGAGCTCTCTGGCTagtctcgcgcgcgcgagcTTGGTGTGTACGCCGCAGCCAGCGCGGAAAACCGTAGAGcctcgaagacgccgagaggaaaaggtcgacgctgcgcgttttttgtgcttaggcggcgagaaagcctTTTCCAGCTGAACGTCTCTGCAAAGCGAGGGCGCGAAACGAAAGAACGCGTTTatgcgagaaagcgagagaacgcgagcgaATCGCGAGACGGGGcccgagagcggagagagagagagaggctgctTACCCCTTTCCGGAACGGCCCCCGTTTCGGTGGCACGGAattcgtttcttttcgcagccgaaagagacgcaaaTTTTTTCTGGGTTcaatttcttctctcgtaTCTTCCTCGCATCTTTGCGTCTTTGCGAAGCAGAGCGAgtttctggttttttccAACGCGCCATCGATGCGAGGTCATCTCTGCTTTTGTACGGGGCTTCGCCACCCCAGAGAGCGCCAGGTCCACGCGTaggtctttttctcgccgcgccACGATGCCTCCAAAGCGCTCTTCGccaggcaggagaggagttcctctcctctcctttttcttcctcgttccccttctcttccaccTGTCAGCTCCACTCTGgttttcctcgcgcctcctcgccgttcgcgACGTCGAAGCCGCGCAACTGCGGACCCAGGTGAATGCCacgagcgaaggcgaagccaGTAACGCCGCTAAcgccgcctccccccctGGACCGTCAGGCGCACCGGCCTtcgccggagacgccgcggcgcctgcaggTCTTGCCGGTCCTCCTGTCCTcacgccttctgcctcgtcctcgcctgcagctcttccctctccctcgtccccTCCCGCTCCGGCTCTGCTTCCAGTGGTCGAAGGCGAACGTCGCCAGGCTGTGGTGTCTGTGGAACAGACGCAGTCTGTGTCGCCGCCTACTTCAGTTTTGCCTGTGCCTCTCAATGGCCCCGCTGCGGTAGCCTCGCGCGCTGCGCCAAGAAGGGGGGAACTCCCCAACGCGCAACCGGCGCCTGAGGCCGCAGCTGGCCTCGCTTCGGCCTTCGACGGCGGGGCCACGGACGCCGGTGCGTTGTCGCCTCGCATGCAAGTGACTTTCTGGTCGAttctggtgtctccgctcgccgcgtttcctgcgttcctcgctgcgcgcctcctctggCTGATGAaagtcctcgccgtcttgtCCGCTGTGTTCATgctgctctcgcctcttcccactGTCATTCGCATCAAAGCCTGCCACAGCACCGCCGAGCTCCAAGGCCTGCCGTACGTCatgcttctcctctccgccgtcaTATGGTTGGTCTACGGCACTCTCCGGCGAGACCTCGTCCTCTTTGCGCCGAACCTGTGCGGCTTATTCCTCTCCGCGTGGTACGTCCACGTCTTCCGGAAATTCTGCAAAAACCCTCACCAAGCAGAGCTGCTCCGAATCTACATCGCCCTCAGcggcttcctcctcgccggcaTCTTCatcgcctgcctcttcctcggatTTGACTCCGGCACGCAACTCGTCGGACTCGCTGCAGGTCAGATCCCCTTGCCACACTCGGAAGAACAACGCAGAAAAGGCACACACTGTGTCCAAAACCACGTCGCATACCTCCGCATTCTAACATATGCCTACACATACctgcacatatacatatatacatacacatacacatatatatacatacatatacatatatatatatatatatatgcgaaCACATACTTGCGTGCTGACTCATGCCATTGTACGCACAAGCAAGCGTGAATGTGCTCGCACAGGCATGGTGGTGTAGGTCTCGCGTTTCGGGGGGGTTGCGGCCGTGAATCTCGCGGCGCCGTAACCCTTATTATCTTTGTTATATTAATGCTTGGTGTTCAATTGGTTCTATTTCCTAGACACTTTGTCGTCCGCTGtgcagggagaaaagagggaattcgcagcgagagagaggcaagtcCATTTCTTCTGTGAACGGCGGCCTGCAGTCTCGCCCGCGGGATAACGGGGATttgcgtgtgcgtctctctgcgtcgtccgtACGCTCCCAAGGGAGCAGAGGCGTCTCAAGGCGGGTTCCCGCGTGTGTTTGTCGCCTGTTTTCTCAGCGGTGATCAACGTGTTCAGTTACGTCGCGCCCCTCTCGGCTTTGCGAGTGATTctgcgcgagaagagcacCGCGTGTTTGCCTGTCGAAGTGTCGATCGGCAACTGGATTTGCAGTTCGCTTTGGTTGTTCTATGGATGGTTGAGTGAAGACCTCTTCATTCTCCTCCCCAACCTCATCGGTACGATTCACGTCCGCcatttttctcctcttcctggccctctccgtcccctttttttccttcttcagtttctctccacttgtcttctctcgttctctgcctAGTCTCTTTTCACTTCTCTCcatttttcttctcggcttctctcgttcccccactgccttcctctccctttccctttttctcgctgctaCCGCTTCGTggtctcgctctttcccgAGAGggtgcttctcttctccctcgtgcatgttttctgctctttttccttctcttttcaggCACCGTCGTGGGGTCTGCTCAGTTGGTCCTTCTGGTGTTGTacccgccgccttcgcgtcgAGGCTTCTCGGTGTTAGGCGGCAGCAACTGCAGCCGGCCGTACCGGCCTCCGGCGTGCGCAATTCCGGCAGTTGAAGAGGATTTCCCTGTCTTGCTGCCGCCTTCCTACGGGTCTCCTGGGGCTccggcgccgtcgtcgctcgcgccgctGTCCGCCTCGC of the Neospora caninum Liverpool complete genome, chromosome XII genome contains:
- a CDS encoding Os08g0535200 protein, related — its product is MPPKRSSPGRRGVPLLSFFFLVPLLFHLSAPLWFSSRLLAVRDVEAAQLRTQVNATSEGEASNAANAASPPGPSGAPAFAGDAAAPAGLAGPPVLTPSASSSPAALPSPSSPPAPALLPVVEGERRQAVVSVEQTQSVSPPTSVLPVPLNGPAAVASRAAPRRGELPNAQPAPEAAAGLASAFDGGATDAGALSPRMQVTFWSILVSPLAAFPAFLAARLLWLMKVLAVLSAVFMLLSPLPTVIRIKACHSTAELQGLPYVMLLLSAVIWLVYGTLRRDLVLFAPNLCGLFLSAWYVHVFRKFCKNPHQAELLRIYIALSGFLLAGIFIACLFLGFDSGTQLVGLAAAVINVFSYVAPLSALRVILREKSTACLPVEVSIGNWICSSLWLFYGWLSEDLFILLPNLIGTVVGSAQLVLLVLYPPPSRRGFSVLGGSNCSRPYRPPACAIPAVEEDFPVLLPPSYGSPGAPAPSSLAPLSASQTDYLSPSASFASAPVASVASTAASHDEERESHVLSREKSVRAADAAHSSVCGVNAPSLPTHEMLLRDWKQRLLRAREEERLGRRPEDDATREGPDWFLDCDEHGNPLVARGSVAGGAYDAAGRREAPGDCAFLGEKDATYDAQTWTERTSASFEGRQAVVAFDDFEDAENAAAAAYGELASRSAGQLRLA